The segment AGTACACTCCAGAACATCACACAAATCCTGTGGTGTTCCAACAAGGAGGCATAAGACTCGAGTGTGTGCATATTAAGCATCTTAATGCAGCTGCGTGAAATAAAAATATCACATATTTTGGAACTCTGTGGCATAGGCTGAGGAAGGCTGTGGGAACAGAAATGGatttttcctcttctcttgtctacttaatgggccaaatcctgctcatccTATCATGAAAGCAGGCCCATAAGaatacttgtgtgagtaaggcaagcaggattttgCCCAATACATAAACCACTTGTAGTCTAAGGAGCTTAGGCCCCCAAACTCCCCTCTGGTTCTGACAGGGGATGTAAGCTTGCACTTGCTGATCCCAGGTTGAGGGTATGTGGAAATGGGAAGTGTGAATTCCACAGtatgctcctccccccccacgcAGTGGAAGCCCCTCTCTATGGGTTCTCTGTTGGGGTTCCGCTCCATTTGTGGGAAGAGGGAGTGAGCCTGTTGGTCTCCACCAGATTCtccaccttcctccccagcccacaTGGCAAAGGAGTGTAACCTGCAGTGCTTTCCCATCAGTGCTGTAGAATTCTCTCCTCAGCCAAGGGTCATTCCAGGGGCAGCTTAGTTCCTCCAGGAGCCCCCAGGGAGCTAGAAGGTCCACGGGGCTGTGCAGAGACAGAGGGCTTCTGCGAAGATGGATCTTGTCTCCAGGTGGATCCTCCAGATGTGTATGAATCACAGAGGATTTGGAGGTggcatggggaaaaaattctccCTTTCACCAAACCATTGGAAGGAAATTACTCCTATCCacctccccacctcaccctggGGAACTGCGGTCAGGATCcggagctgggagtggggccatggGGGGCCAGGTCCAGGGCTGTGGTTGggactggggctggagctgtgggtgggccaggagccaggggctgaggccaGGTCCAGGAGCAGAGCTGCGGCCAACCCGGGAGCCAGGAGCCAAGGCCGAGgctacagctgggggtggggctggacctggagcagagctggagacagagtgAGTCCTGccatgtccccctccctcccccaaagtgGGGGCACGCTCCATAGTTTGCGGGCCACTGGATTAAAGCATATCATTCAGGATGCCCTAAATTTAACACAGCCAATACATAGCAGGTTATTGCACTAAGATCTTTCTCCTAGGATCTTCAGCATCCCAGCAGAGTGGATACCACCTTGGTTCTTTTAAATTCCATGGCACTTTTAATGATATAAGAGGTTTGCCCAAGTGATCTTGGCCAAAAAAGTTTTCCCCTCAAGGCCATTGTCTACCACCTTCCACcctagagctggctgcatctgTAATGTGTGAAGTGCCTTGTGATGCCCTGGGATGCCACGTACCATAGAAATGGAAGTTAGTGGTCAGTGATAGCAATGTACCTTAGCTTTGAATTGCTTACTAGATTGGTATAATGCCTTACATTTCCTACGGGGCTTGAGATCTCGATTCACTGGAGGTGGTTCCAGGTCTGTGGGAAGTTCTGGCAGTGGACTGGAGAGTTTGTCATTGTTGACTACAGGAAAGGTAAAGGTCGCTGAGCTTGGGCTCATGGGAGTGTAGCCATCGGGTGAGCAATCTGATCCTGGGATGGGCGGAGAGGTGCTGGGGTGCATAGGTACATAACTGTCCTCCGTACTGTCCGATGCTGAAGAGTAGAGTGGGGTGAATCGACACGGCTTCcgaaaggagaaggaaaagaaagagcaTTCCGGTCAGCTGAATAACTCCAATAATCAAGCAAGGTTGCACACTGCTACAAATTAGCCTGAACTAAACCCCACGCTTGAACACCCCCGTCTGAACTTTTGGGGTGGCCTATCTCTGGAATGGCAGGAGTCAAAACTACCAAGACAGACATCCATGCCAACTTTGGAAaaagttcagatctgaacttGGCAGCTCAGGCCCATGATTGCTGCAAACATGGGCATAAATGAATTGTTGGCATAAGCAGGTTCAAATCTACTGACTTCCAAGGAAGAGCACTTGCCTACACCAGCAGCATATCGGAGCCACAAAATGACAGGAGGCTTATAATGTAAGGAGCACTTTCACGTGTCCATCATCTAACGGATAACATCTGGTGAGTTATTCCTTCGCAAAGGTGAAAGCTCTCAGCACAGAGACACATGCACAGGGATTACATTTGATAGCTGAGGATTAACCCTGGCGATTCATGTCATGCAGGTTAATGCTGGTTGCATATCAAGAGGCATTGACTACAAATCGGGTAAGATCAATTTCACATGTGAGAAAAACATGGCGTCTGTCAAAGACAACGGAGCCTGCATCTGGCCTAGCAGCCTAAAGGCAGCAGAGGGCCTTCCCATTTGGGAAAATCCAGTTCTGGCTCTCAGGCTCCCCGGACTGGTGcggcagaggcagcatgctcagCCCTTGGAGGCAGGGAACACCTGGCGGGAACGTCACTGCCTAATGTGTTTTCACAGCAACATTGACCAGCATCAGCTAATTCTCTGCAGTCAAAAACTGGATCACCACATTATAGGGGATTTTGAGGGTTGGGACAGTTTACAGGCCCCCAAAAGGAGGTAACCCGCATGACTCCAAAGTGATACAGAAACTTTCAACACATGGGCTCCATTCTCGGTTGTGACCTATCCCCTTAACCCTAGGAAACACCCCTTCATGCAAGGGCCTCTGTGAAGAGCTGACCTACAtgttctgctctgctctgtcTCCAGGCTTGCAGCATAGGGGATGTATGATCGGAGAGAAGAGGTATTCTAGGAGTGTCAGGAGAGGGACTGCCCAGCGTGCTAAGAGGGACCCCGTAAGGGGCTATGAAAAACCTTAGTACCAGGGCACCTTCTCTAACTTATAGCAGGGGCTGGACAAGCCTCCACACACTCCAGATGTAGGAGGTGCAAATGTGATATAAAGCCACCTGTGCCCTCCTCTTCCATTCCTGTGCTGAGCATAGGAGAGGAGTAACAGAGCATCACGTCACAAGACAACTAACGTGCTTTAGTCTGTTTTGTGCCAGTgtttaaatatatgcaaatagAGTACTTACCAAATTCAAACTAAGCCTCTTATCTCGACTTCTGAGAGAGCTTCCTTCCATGCTGgctgaaaaaaaaatacccccccAGTGATTAACAATGTAATAAGCAAAAGGGAATGGAAGCTGAAGGATATAATTCTGGAGCAAGGCATATGGCATTAAAATAATTATGACTTTCTAAAGCTCATGAAATATCTTGCTAGTCTTCGTGAAATGGGAAAACCTGACGAAATACGAGATAAAAAATAACTCTCTATAATTCTATGAGTGGGCAACTTATAATGCTATATTAGTTTTAAGCACATTGAAAAGAAGAAACAGTCAGTACACACCTATAAACCTATTCTGAGTTTTCTCTAATCACATCTAGATAAAGAGTAAGATCCTTGTCTATGAGAAAAGAAGTCAGGAGATTTGAGATTTAATTCCTGTTCTGTCAGCAACTTGTTGTATAACCTTTGGACTTTTCTATATCTCaacttctccatctgtaaaatggggacaattatACCACAAAGGGGTGCTGGGAAGCTTAATTCATTAttgcttgtaaagtgctctgagatcctcagacCTAAGGCACTAGGGAAGTGCAAATTATTTATAGATGGAATCCATGATAGTATGCCCTATGAGAGGAGAAGTATGTGTTAATGATGAACGATCATAGCGCAGAAGTGGTTTAGAATAAATCCACCTCCCCACCAAGTGAAAAGGTCTCTGTCACAATGCCTGCTAGTGCAAATTTGGCTTATGACACttattgtgttttctttttggttcttaatatgttttcttttcaaaacagagGTAAAAGAGGTTGTAAAATGTGTTCAGTGTTGATCAGCAGCTGGACAGAACTCGTGTGATTGTTTCCAGTGCATGGCGGACAGAGGTAGTGTGCctgtggagcagcagcaggactggGTGGCAGATTCTGTTAGCTTGGTAAGATTTTGCTCTAAATCTATGGCTGTATATTGCCATTTGCTTTTGGGGAGTTTGTTGACAGAAAAAAAAGGTAACTCGGGAGAATGGGAGGGCAAATGGCTGCCTCTTTCCACTCAAACCCTTATTTTAATCCCTATGCTTAAACTGTCCATCCATTTCCCTTTATAGAAAATATCTATAAATGGAGAAATGCGCCATTTCCCCACTGAGATTCTGTAGAGCTTTTCTCTGGAATACCATAAAAAAATTCCATGAGGGTAAATAGTATATAATGGAGTATGATACAATCTGCCTGATGTAGAGTTCTATCCTGTAGtggaagtggggttttttttgttttgtttttgttttttgttgcgaTAACAGTGTAATAGACAATATAAAGATGACAAGACTGAAAGAAACTATCATTGGTACCCAAAATAAACAGCTTTCTAGACAGCTGTTATTAGCTACTTATACTTTCTCAgttacacacagattttgtacttGTATAAGCGTGTTGATCAGGGGAGTGattttttaccaaaatagttaCACTGCTACAAGCTCTAGTGTGCATACCGTTTTAGCACTCTAAAAGTGCCTTAGACCAGCATAGATTAGTCCCCTGCCCATAAGCTACACCGATATAAAGCATCTTTATACCTGTACAACTGAGTTCACACTggggggttgtactgctttaCCTATCTATTGGGATAGTTAAAGCAGTACGACTTGTATGTGTAGATAAAGCCTATGAACAGACAACTCACCAGGGGTGTGCTCACCTCACCATCTCAACTGGTGAGAAGCAGCTGGGCCATTTGTATGTCTATTACATGTCTCAATTTTGATTCacactttttatattttaaagtcagAAACAGCTTCAGCTGCAGTGGGGGTAAAAAAATAAGAAGCAATGCTTATTAATTCATTGCTGCCCCCTGTCAGGCAGAGATAACCTTGCAGCACGTTCACAGAATATGACATTTTGGCACTTAATCCTCTGAAAGGCACTTCAGTGTCAATTAGAACGGAGAAATATTAACTATCTCCagccagactgtgtgtgtgtgtgtgagacacgcACACTCCCCCATAAGTACCGAGAACATTTCACAGGCAGCTTTCAGTCATAACTGATTATTAAGAATACTATTTCCAGCTATGGGTGTTTCTTCTAAAAGCTTCCAAGAATTGCTTGAACACTGATAAACAGGCTGGGCAAAACTCTCCACGCTTTGGCTTTTATAAGAGCTAAACACCCTGGCTCTGCACAATGCAAGAGTGACAGTTTAAACTGCAGAATAAAGGAAGCCAATCAATAATGCTGAATATAAATACCTGTTGTTGCCTCCACTTAGAAAGTTATGGCTCCTGTACAATACATTTGAGTTTCCAACTAGGTATTTTATCTGCTCATTCTGTTCTAAGACGCTGCAGAATACAACTGTATTTGTGTCACACTGTACCATGGCTCAcactttcttggttttttttccttttcttgttaaACAATGTCTCAAGAGCGGGTGAAATTGTCCCGCTCAGCTCCAGTGCAGCATAGCATCCTGCTTTATCCCCAGTTTTCCAGGTAGGCTTTATTGAGATGCAGGGACATCAACTGATTCGCTTAATATCACACTGGGCGTCACTGGTTCATCTGGGATTATGTCCCATTGCCAGCTTCTTCCTGTCTTCCAGTCCTTTGCTCTCTATGTGCTAAGAAACATCCTTCTTCCATGGAGTGTACTATCTGCCGCAGCAGCAGAGGTATTGCACTTAAAGGGGCACTTAACTCGAGAAAGCCTGAATTTTGACTCATCTAAGGATGAAAAAAATTCCAAGAGCCACGTTAAGTGGAAGTTTGAGCTTGGAATTGATTGACATGTAGGCCtagtttgggggtgtgtgtgtgtgttaaaaattAACAACAACACACAAACTCACAAATTGTCCCATTCGGGGAGATCACAGCTGTCTGTTGACCGGTACTTACCCTGTTAATTCCACATACAGGAGCAGGTGCTGCTGTATGTAGCTGAGGGATACCACTTCTGACCCCGTGTTGCCATGGTACTTGGCATTTATAAATCACCTGTCAGTAACTGACCGAGCTGCACAGTGGCCCTAGAAGTTGGGGATACTAAGGCACAGAAGGGCCCGAGTTTCAAAAGTTCTCAGTTCCTATTTAGGTACTTGAATGCAATGGCAAGATTTTCgaaagtgcttagcacccagGTCTCAAGGGGAGCTGAAAACCTGGCCACTGCATTCAGGGCTCACCCAGGGTGACTCAGGAGGTCACAGAACCAGGAGGAGAACACATAAGTtttgcctcccactccttcacTCTCACTGGGCAGCACAACCCCTAACCACTGCCACTCGGATCCCACTTCATGCAGAGCAGGAGCCTGTGCACACTCACAAAGGCGTTAGCTTGGCTTTAGACACAAGAACCTCTTTAGAGGTGATCACACTGTCACGGCACAGTAGctcaggaggggaagggaagagttaCCTTTCCAGTGCCGCACGTTATCCAAACTGGACAAGGAGATTCTTCTCGGCACCAAGGCAATCTGAGCCCCGCAGATCCCACCGTGTCCATTCTGAAGAGCCCCGTTGGATGGCTCCTCCCCGCTCCGGTCTGAGAAATGGGTTGGTTTGGGTGGCCGGGGTGGTGGCGTGTTAGACAAAATATCCAGTTCGGTTACGCCATAGGGCAGCGCGGCTTGGCTTTTATCAATCTGAAAGGTTGGTGTTAAAGGAGGCCCTGAGagcggagaggaggaggagacatcACTGAACGGCCCGCTAATGTCTATGCTTCTGGGTAGAATCCCATGATTAGCTGGCTGGCCCCCATCCTGGTGCACCACGCCGTTGCCAGATGGCTGTACGTGAAGGGAGGGTTGAGACTGCAAGGCATCAACAAAAACGTCATCTGATGAGGCCTGCTCCAGGGATCTGTCGGAATTTGACCAGCTGTCACATCTGGATAGAAGACAAAGACCAAATTCTGTATCTTCGTTCTACCGCTGTTGCAAGTGAACTAGTATGTACTCCAGTGAGTTCACACTATATGCGAGGTATACATACATGCCCACTGGTCCACAATAACACAACCAACCCAAGGCTTCAACTGCTTCATacaattttcttttctgtgtttttaaattcaaaatccAGTCTCACCAGATTTAAGTCAGTTCCTGAGACCAGCCTCATGCTTTTCTATCCCACTTTTGAAACTGTGTATTGACCATTTAATTTCATTCACCCATTGTAAGCACCCACCATGGgagtgctgtgtgtgtttgtctttacTCATTACTGCAGGAACCGTTTTCCACAAAGGGTCCAATCCATTGAGTGGCAGATTCAGCCCAATTCTCTCTTTACAAAGGACGTGGTGCTGTGCAGAGAGGGGGCATTGGACGTAAGGGGGCCATGCAGCAGGCTCACACACTGTGTGGTGTAGAAACCTGCTCTGATTGAACTCAGTGTGTGGCAGCATGTTGGGGAAACCAGGGTGGAACCAGAAGATCCACTGCTGTGAGGAACCTCCCTTCCACCTTTATCAGGATAGGGGAGATTGCATGAGGCATTTTGTATAGTCTACCCCAGACATCTTCCTCGCACCTGGGCTGGGGTTCTGGGCTTTGGATGTATGCCGAAAGTCTTAAGTGATGTTATGTACATGCTCATCGAGGGGACAGTGTGCACTTTGGGGGTACAGCTCAGAGTAACCTATGTCATTCACTTTTCCTTCTTATTTATTAAATCCTTGTTCACCAGCCAGATAACAGTCTATAGTAGCAGCCATGATACCAGCTAGagtctgatcctgttcccactgaagtcaatgggagttttgacctTTCTGTCAAAGTGACTGGTAGCGTACATGAAAAGGGAAGACAATTCTTGGGTCACGTTGCTACTGGAGTTTCAACCTCAACATCGTAGCCAAAGAGGATCTACGCACCCAGACTACGAATAAGTGGCCTCCACAGCATTATTTCAATAAATCAAGCAGCATTTCTTGTTGCAGATGCTCCAACCCAAACCGTGGGAGGACTGAGAATATGGTCTTTGGCTAAGGCCTGTGCCACCTTTCACTGCATAGTGGATGCTGATGGCAGAATGATGCTACCTGCCCAAAAGCTCATTATGGGCTAAATCCTGCCCTCTCCTCCGGGGGTATGGAGAGGACCCCGCTGCCAGAGAACAGAGGAGGTTCCACTTGGAAGATATTGGGGGCAGGATTAGGGGACTCAGCACAGTGATAATTCTGCAGGGGCTCCTTGCACCCCACCACACAGAGAGGGTTGGGAGCAGGCTGTGGGCAGCCAATGGATCCCCAGATACAGGGGTCCGCCAGGCTTTTAGCATGTGAAGGGGTAACATGCCAGACACCACCACTACTGCTGCCACTCTGAGGCCTGGGGTAGGAGGCTTTCTCCTCCACGGCCCCCAGGGAGAAGCACAGCCGTTAGTGCTTCCTGCAGGACTGGAGATTGGGTATCTATATTTGACATATCTATACATAGGAATGATGTCACCCACCACTGAAGAGTAACCATTTCCAGGGAGACATGCAGCGAGTGTTTCACGCCACATAGCAACAGTGCCCAGCAGTTAGGACCATGTCAATCACAGAGGCAAGTTAGGGGGAAGGAATGTTCTTCCCTCACCTATAGTGTGTCCTGGACGCTGAGGTTAACAACCGAACTCTGGAAAAGTGCCCAGCCCTTAAAAGCCATTGACCGTCAGAACCCCAGTTTTAAATCCTGTCTGAGAGATGGCACCTCTAGGAGCACCTGGTCCTCTAGTTGCACCCGCCTGGGCCTTGCTTCAGTACAGGCTCAAGGGGGACAGCAAACCCTCAGTACCATTTCCTGAAGCCCAGCCCTCCCTAATGCCATGCTGGGGTGTTGGAACCAGAAGGGGCAGAACGAGCTGAGCTTTTCTTGGTTCTTTAAGATTTCATTCAACCATTTAGAGGAGGGGGACAAAGGGACTAAGGACAAGCGTATAGGGGGACTGTCCATTTGCTGGGAATACAAACCCTGGAGCATATTTCTGGATGTGCAGCAGCCCCTGCATGCTGCTCTGTAATCAGCCCCCAGAGAATTTCTTTGGGGCAAGAGGGCATGggggtgcagagccagtgctAAAGCCCCACTCCTCATCCTCTTGCAGCTCACAAGGGGGATGTTGGGAGGAAAGGGTCATGGCTGGAATATGCTGCACTCCAGCTAGTCTCACCTGCAGAAAGGCCCCTATAGAGCTGTGGAAGCCCAGAGCAAGTTAaatcagcctcagggctgctctaacctgtGCTTGGGGCTGCACAGGGCCATGGCAACATGAATACGGAAGGCACAAGGGTGGAATAAAGCCCCTTTGCCCCCATCTCTGCTTCCTGTGTCCAGCGCAGGAATGGAGGATGTGGCTCATTGGCAGAGGGACATATCAACTGTAAAATGGCTTTAGCGCACCGCATGCGGTTTACCTGATATGATTGAACTTGCCCGTCTCGCAGTTCGATAGGAAGAGGTAATCGGGGAGGAAGACTGACTCCGACTCACTCCTGGTCTCTTCGGAAGCAGAGGCGTCCGTGGTGGCACTGCCTACAGAGGAGGAGGGGTCTGCGACCCTTGAGGTATGGGTGGAGACGGCTGGCGAGGGCTGGAGGGACGAGGTGGTGTGAGACAGGCTCTCCACAGAATCTGCAATGTAATAGGATTGCACCTTGTGATGGGTTTGCACAGCCGTCCTCCCGCGAGAACGCTGTGCACCCACCCATTCCTTAAGAGCACTGGGCAGTCACAGATCACACCAGGTGTTGATACTGACTGGGAACGCTGCTTCCCTACCCCATAAACAGTGTCTGGGGAAGGAGGCCAAGTCATTAACTTATGCAACATTCTAAGACGTGCAGTATTTACCCAGTAAGAGACATTAGGGTCCAAAAAATCAGCAGCCAAAACACTCTTCCCACAAACACTCTGCATGGACATTCACTAGAAAGAGTGAACAGGACTAGCGAGCAGGGGATTCCAGGCCAGGGCACAGACCCCAACATCTGCGCTGAAAGGCAGGCCTAAAACACATGCATGTTTGTGCCCGTAACAAACGGAATTCAGCAGGTGCCTGCGGCATTTGGAAATCCCCAAGGAAAATGCCGTGTCTCTGCCTCTTGGCAGCCTCACTGTCATTACCACAGTGGTTCCTGAGCTTGGACCCGGTGCTCCCTGCACAGACCGTACAGAGGAGGAGAGCGCTCACGTTCTAACTGTACCGTGCATTACACGTAAGTCACCCCACCCTAACGAGTGATCCTAACAGCCATTTCACAGAATCCATGTGAACGCAGATCCTTTCTTGGCCAGCCCCTGAAGATCCTTTTTGTTCCAGGAAAGCATCGTCTTAAACTAGAGGTTAGCCTAAAACAAAACCTCAGATCTAAACTACCCCTGAAACCCTGGGGAGATTTGGATCCAGACTTTCTGGCTTCCCTTCACTCTGAACGGCCTGAACCAGAACCCTAGATCAAAACCTTGCTGAACTACAGAACACTGGGGATCCATCCAAATCTTGTGGCTTGGAGCCATCTCTCCTTGAAAACTTTGAATGCTCCCTTTCTAATAGTCTTGGTTGCTGCACTCCTCTCTCAGGTCAGGAAGAAAACAAATCACTTCCTCTGAGGAAAGCACCTAGATGGAGGAGTCGGTTTTATCAAGTACGTTTTTGAACTTCTCTAGCAGAAATAAAGAACCATGAGACCCATTTGAAATTAATGGAGACAAGAGGGGGTTTTCTTCCCACTCGCCAAACCTCTGAGGATGAAACTGATCTTTACTTTCTGCTTGCAGAATATCCAGATTTGTTGCACTGAGGAATTTGTCTGCAGTCTTCTTGTGTCTCTTAATGTTGGTCAAAGCCTACATGAGCCAGTAATGTGTTGCAATATGATCAACACAGTTAGGGGCTCAGCAACGTAGCCTACTGACACAGCGGAGATGCGCTCTTTTTTCCATGAGCCTCAAGGTATTTGGGAAGTGGGGATTACCAGCACAAAACCCGACGCTTGCATGTGGCAGTCACCTGAACGTACAACGTGCCCAATGCTCTTTAAAATTTTGTATGGAAAAAATCCTAGGCTCCAAAGGGTTAAAGCCAAGTCTAAATCACTCAGAAACTATGGCTAgaggtaaataaaaaaaagtcaccctCCACTTTACGAGGACCTACAATTCCCCTAGGGCCCTGATGGGGCAGTATTTGCAGTGCAGCACCCCTAGGTTGATGATGACTTCTCTTTTCATTGGGCGCTGTGACTTTTTCAGTCTGCCCATGTGATGTGCTTGTGGGCTCCCTGACTGCTCCTCttatagagcctgatcctgcacccattgaagccaataacAAAGCTTGCGTTGGGCTCAGTTCTCCCAGTGCCTGAGCTctacttggggcaggggcagggacatcAAGGAGACCCTTAGTGGGTGCTACGTGGCCCCAGCATTAGTTAGGGACTCTTGAGAGACTGGGTGCCACAGGCTGACAGATGCCACACCCCCAATGGCAGGGTGGTGCAGAAGCAGCTTCCACAAACTTTATACCAGCACTGGGTTTCCATCCACCAGGAAAATTCTCAGCAGGCTGATTACGGCCAGGATCTGGCCACTTTGTGCAGCACCAAACAGCCAGAGCAAAAAGTGTGGCCCTTTGATTTCAAAGGGGCAGGATCAGGGCTAGAGTCTCTCCTTCACACACAGTGTCCTTTGTGTTTTAACCCTTTGGGTACGTTTGAAAATGGAAGTAAATAGCTTAGTGATCGAAGAAGAATGGAGAACAACATAAAGCCGGGTGTGAACCACAACCTAGATACGGCCCCCGTCCTCCCCAAACTTTGGGGGAGTTTCGATCTGAATCTGACTCCCCCAATTTGCAGTTTGGGCCCATTTGTAGCTGAGCAGCTTTGGAACAGTCACTGTGAGTTCCCTGTGGAATTTGAACACAATTCCCTCGAGGTTCTGGCAtaattcctcctccccctcccaacaGGCTGTTCTAGAAGATCAGATACATGGGAACTGCTGAAAGTATCGGAGAAAAAGCCTGAGAGAAACTACAAAAGCCACCAAAGAGAGAATTATCCTTTTTCCTATTGGGTTTTGAATGTAATCCAGAAATAAGATTTCTGAGTAACTGGTGAGCAACGGAAATCCAAAATTAATTCCAATGATACTGCACTACCCCATTATGGCCACCAGATGGTGTGCATCTTGTTCCATGACCAATTGTTTTCCCTATTATTAGTGTTACTCTGATGTTATCAGCAGGTATTTACCATCCAGGACAAAGCACATGTCTCAAAAAACTTACACATTTCATAAATCAGAGCAGCTGTATTCCACCAAAAACCTAACAACTGATAAATACAGAACTCCACAAGTATGCTTTCAAGGTCCTAAGTATTACTACATCAAGATTCAGTGGTAGCAAGCTTGTCAATTTCTTCGAAGTCCCAATTTCAGGGGCTGCCTGTTAAAAATCCTGAAGACATCTCATTGTGAACAGACATTAAAAGGTGGGCCAGCTCCTACTTTGTGGGCTagatcctgaggtccttactcagaTTTTACTCAGTCCTTCGCTGGACTCAATTCCAACTGACATCAATATTCTTGTGACATATTTGATTAACGTGTATAGCTTTTAATTTTGCATGCCCCTGGAAAGTTGTTGATAGATGCAGTGTATAAGTGTAAACAAATCAATAAGGACAGAATAAGGATTTGGCCCTGTATACCTTGATGTTCGATAACCTTcgctctccccctcaccccccccacacaaacaaacaaaacccctgcCATATAATGAGCACAGAAGTACGCTTCCCCCGTGGCAGACTCTGGACCAGCTCCTCAACTGGCGTAAAtgcagcatagctccattgactatcTAGTCTAAGAGTACAAAAACCCATTTAGAGCTGCATTTTGCCAGCCTAATGCAGAGTAGTACCATActctattgaattcagtgagacTAAGGAAGTAAGGTAATACTCATACTCAATATATGTAATGCcagcaaaatctggcccacagcaaTCAAACAACTACTTACCAATGGCCCCAGTACTGGTACCTTTATATAAAGTTCAGCAATGGAGTTACTGGggatttgtgtttttcttttcaatattGTGTCTGACAACTATTTCTTTTTGCCGGATTAGGGCCCAATACTATGCACAattaggcccagattcagcaaagcatttaagcatgtgcttaaatctatGCCTTTCACATTCACTTGAAATTTAGACACAtggttaagtgctttcctgaatcttgCATCGAATGATTTCAATAGCACTGTTCACAGTACTGAGGGATTACATCTGAAAGTAAGTGTTTCCACGATCAGGCTCTTAAAGCGTATTACATCTGCTGGGTGGTGTTGATGGCCCAAAGCATTACAAACAAGCTAAAGAACTTTTCCAGAAGTTTTACCACCAAGACTCTCTCTACAGGCTCAAATGGTGAACTGAGCTATTCAGACTTTGAATTCTTAGAGCTACATCCTAAACTGTGGCAACTCAAATATATACTGAGCTAATTCTGTGGGAATCTCAGGAAAACGTGTTCATGTCACCATCTGACTACATCTAAAAAACTGCACAACAAGGAGAAATCAGTGGCTCTCTGGATTATTAATACAAACACAGAATTGACA is part of the Chelonia mydas isolate rCheMyd1 chromosome 9, rCheMyd1.pri.v2, whole genome shotgun sequence genome and harbors:
- the GAB3 gene encoding GRB2-associated-binding protein 3 isoform X2, with amino-acid sequence MSSGDVVCTGWLIKSPPEKKLKRYAWRKRWFVLRRGRMSGNPDVLEYYRNNHSKKPIRIIDLNECEVLKHSGPNFIKKEFQNNFVFIVKTTYRSFYLVAKTEEEMQLWVHNISQICNFGHLEDGTDSVESLSHTTSSLQPSPAVSTHTSRVADPSSSVGSATTDASASEETRSESESVFLPDYLFLSNCETGKFNHIRCDSWSNSDRSLEQASSDDVFVDALQSQPSLHVQPSGNGVVHQDGGQPANHGILPRSIDISGPFSDVSSSSPLSGPPLTPTFQIDKSQAALPYGVTELDILSNTPPPRPPKPTHFSDRSGEEPSNGALQNGHGGICGAQIALVPRRISLSSLDNVRHWKASMEGSSLRSRDKRLSLNLPCRFTPLYSSASDSTEDSYVPMHPSTSPPIPGSDCSPDGYTPMSPSSATFTFPVVNNDKLSSPLPELPTDLEPPPVNRDLKPRRKSRPPPLDLRNLSTIREHATLTRMWTVPYNRTSFISPDRDGINSARIFANSVSGEEEESYIQMEHSQATSPCSGAFPWSRKSNLDYLALDFNSASPSPVQKKPFLSEEQRVDYVQVDEQKTQALQNTKQEWTDVRQSKV
- the GAB3 gene encoding GRB2-associated-binding protein 3 isoform X3; translation: MAWRKRWFVLRRGRMSGNPDVLEYYRNNHSKKPIRIIDLNECEVLKHSGPNFIKKEFQNNFVFIVKTTYRSFYLVAKTEEEMQLWVHNISQICNFGHLEDGTDSVESLSHTTSSLQPSPAVSTHTSRVADPSSSVGSATTDASASEETRSESESVFLPDYLFLSNCETGKFNHIRCDSWSNSDRSLEQASSDDVFVDALQSQPSLHVQPSGNGVVHQDGGQPANHGILPRSIDISGPFSDVSSSSPLSGPPLTPTFQIDKSQAALPYGVTELDILSNTPPPRPPKPTHFSDRSGEEPSNGALQNGHGGICGAQIALVPRRISLSSLDNVRHWKASMEGSSLRSRDKRLSLNLPCRFTPLYSSASDSTEDSYVPMHPSTSPPIPGSDCSPDGYTPMSPSSATFTFPVVNNDKLSSPLPELPTDLEPPPVNRDLKPRRKSRPPPLDLRNLSTIREHATLTRMWTVPYNRTSFISPDRDGINSARIFANSVSGEEEESYIQMEHSQATSPCSGAFPWSRKSNLDYLALDFNSASPSPVQKKPFLSEEQRVDYVQVDEQKTQALQNTKQEWTDVRQSKV
- the GAB3 gene encoding GRB2-associated-binding protein 3 isoform X4 encodes the protein MSGNPDVLEYYRNNHSKKPIRIIDLNECEVLKHSGPNFIKKEFQNNFVFIVKTTYRSFYLVAKTEEEMQLWVHNISQICNFGHLEDGTDSVESLSHTTSSLQPSPAVSTHTSRVADPSSSVGSATTDASASEETRSESESVFLPDYLFLSNCETGKFNHIRCDSWSNSDRSLEQASSDDVFVDALQSQPSLHVQPSGNGVVHQDGGQPANHGILPRSIDISGPFSDVSSSSPLSGPPLTPTFQIDKSQAALPYGVTELDILSNTPPPRPPKPTHFSDRSGEEPSNGALQNGHGGICGAQIALVPRRISLSSLDNVRHWKASMEGSSLRSRDKRLSLNLPCRFTPLYSSASDSTEDSYVPMHPSTSPPIPGSDCSPDGYTPMSPSSATFTFPVVNNDKLSSPLPELPTDLEPPPVNRDLKPRRKSRPPPLDLRNLSTIREHATLTRMWTVPYNRTSFISPDRDGINSARIFANSVSGEEEESYIQMEHSQATSPCSGAFPWSRKSNLDYLALDFNSASPSPVQKKPFLSEEQRVDYVQVDEQKTQALQNTKQEWTDVRQSKV